From one Rhizobium sp. CIAT894 genomic stretch:
- a CDS encoding acyl carrier protein, translated as MTATFDKVADIIAETSEIDRATITPESHTIDDLGIDSLDFLDIVFAIDKEFGIKIPLEKWTQEVNEGKVSTEEYFVLKNLCAKIDELKAAKA; from the coding sequence GTGACCGCTACATTCGATAAAGTTGCCGACATTATTGCAGAAACCAGCGAGATCGATCGCGCCACGATCACGCCGGAGAGCCATACGATCGACGACCTCGGTATCGACAGCCTCGATTTCCTCGACATCGTCTTTGCGATCGACAAGGAATTCGGCATCAAGATTCCGCTCGAAAAGTGGACGCAGGAAGTCAACGAGGGCAAGGTTTCCACCGAAGAATATTTCGTGCTGAAGAACCTCTGCGCCAAGATCGACGAGCTCAAAGCAGCCAAGGCCTGA
- the cbiB gene encoding adenosylcobinamide-phosphate synthase CbiB, translating into MTIDENLLVLLLALLLDRIAGDPQWLWSRVPHPVVIFGAAISYADQQLNPSSLTGSQRRMNGVAAILTLLLLSIAAGFVFDRFFALFGLAGIVLEAGLVAIFLAQKSLADHVAAVATALRDHGLAGGRAAVSRIVGRDPETLDEPAVCRAAIESLAENFSDGVVAPALCYAVFGLPGLLAYKMLNTADSMIGHRSEKYIDFGWAAARLDDIANWPAARLSILLIAAGAWIRRGISPCRQAIRVGMRDGGLHRSPNSGRPEAAMAGALNVQLAGPRIYGGVLVTEPMINDAGRDVATSGDIEDGVSVFYASCMVLAGLTFGLFVCFL; encoded by the coding sequence ATGACGATCGACGAAAACCTTCTCGTGCTGCTTCTGGCGTTGCTGCTCGATCGGATCGCCGGCGATCCGCAATGGCTGTGGTCGCGCGTGCCGCATCCCGTCGTCATCTTCGGCGCGGCGATCTCCTATGCCGACCAGCAGCTCAATCCCTCGAGCCTTACAGGTTCCCAACGCCGGATGAACGGTGTTGCCGCGATCCTGACGCTGCTTCTGCTGTCGATTGCCGCAGGCTTCGTGTTCGACCGGTTCTTCGCGCTCTTCGGCCTTGCCGGCATCGTGCTGGAGGCCGGGCTCGTGGCGATCTTCCTGGCGCAGAAGAGCCTTGCCGATCATGTCGCGGCCGTCGCGACAGCTCTGCGCGACCACGGGCTTGCCGGCGGACGAGCCGCTGTTTCCCGCATTGTCGGGCGCGATCCGGAAACGCTGGACGAGCCGGCCGTCTGCCGCGCGGCGATCGAAAGCCTTGCCGAAAACTTCTCCGATGGCGTGGTGGCGCCGGCGCTCTGCTATGCCGTCTTCGGCCTGCCGGGACTGCTTGCCTACAAAATGCTGAACACAGCGGATTCGATGATCGGCCACAGGTCGGAGAAATACATCGATTTCGGCTGGGCCGCCGCCCGGCTCGACGATATCGCCAATTGGCCGGCCGCCCGGCTCTCCATTCTGCTGATTGCCGCCGGCGCCTGGATCCGGCGGGGTATCAGCCCCTGCCGCCAGGCGATCCGGGTGGGGATGCGCGACGGCGGCCTGCACCGTTCGCCGAATTCCGGCCGGCCGGAGGCGGCAATGGCGGGTGCTCTCAACGTCCAGCTCGCCGGTCCCCGGATCTATGGCGGGGTCCTGGTGACCGAGCCGATGATCAACGATGCCGGCCGGGACGTCGCCACATCAGGCGATATCGAAGACGGCGTATCGGTATTTTATGCGAGCTGCATGGTCCTCGCCGGTTTGACGTTCGGGTTGTTTGTTTGTTTTTTGTAG
- a CDS encoding nucleoside hydrolase, whose product MHKVIYDTDPGVDDAMALLFLHRHPEIDLIGITTVFGNASVETTTRNALFLKREWNIPAPVAKGASVTIDPSRAERGWPAMVHGENGLGDIEVPETIDLPLDPRPAHRFIIDTVRANPGEIRLVAVGRMTNLARALKEDPEIASLVKDVVIMGGNFYVPGNVSPVAEANIHGDPEAADIVMTAPWKVVVIGLDVTSITTMSRSYLGEVAAKGDAAVKLLDALSQSYIDFYRHAVEDGMMVHDSCASVYVVAPELFTTITGAVRVVCGGIADGQTVVKPDNRRFPPGDWDGLPSQVVATGIESEKVLGLIRETLLTA is encoded by the coding sequence ATGCACAAGGTCATTTATGACACTGATCCGGGCGTCGACGACGCCATGGCGCTTCTTTTCCTGCACCGCCATCCCGAAATCGATCTGATCGGCATCACCACCGTTTTCGGCAATGCCTCGGTCGAGACGACGACGCGCAATGCGCTCTTCCTCAAGCGCGAATGGAATATTCCTGCACCCGTCGCCAAGGGCGCCAGCGTTACCATCGATCCCTCGCGCGCCGAGCGGGGATGGCCGGCCATGGTACATGGCGAAAACGGCCTCGGCGATATCGAAGTGCCCGAGACGATCGACCTGCCGCTCGATCCGCGCCCGGCGCATCGCTTCATCATCGACACCGTGCGCGCCAACCCAGGCGAAATCAGGCTGGTGGCCGTCGGGCGGATGACCAATCTGGCGAGGGCGCTGAAGGAAGATCCGGAGATTGCGAGCCTGGTCAAGGACGTCGTCATCATGGGCGGCAATTTCTATGTGCCGGGCAATGTCTCGCCGGTTGCCGAAGCCAATATCCATGGCGATCCCGAGGCTGCCGACATCGTCATGACCGCGCCCTGGAAGGTGGTTGTCATCGGCCTCGACGTCACCTCGATCACCACGATGAGCCGCAGCTATCTCGGCGAGGTGGCGGCCAAGGGGGACGCGGCGGTGAAGCTGCTCGACGCGCTGTCGCAGTCCTACATCGATTTCTACAGGCACGCGGTCGAGGACGGCATGATGGTGCATGATAGCTGCGCCTCTGTCTATGTCGTGGCGCCGGAGCTTTTCACCACGATCACAGGCGCGGTGCGCGTCGTCTGCGGCGGCATTGCCGATGGTCAGACGGTCGTCAAGCCGGATAATCGCCGTTTCCCGCCCGGTGACTGGGATGGTCTGCCGAGCCAGGTCGTCGCGACCGGGATCGAATCGGAAAAAGTCCTGGGGCTGATCCGCGAGACGCTGCTTACGGCTTGA
- a CDS encoding Crp/Fnr family transcriptional regulator — MDVAHSEVLELGIPVACRSCQARHGVVCGALSSSQLRELGRHSLRRKIDAGCEIVAQGSESSFYSNIMRGVVKLCKVMPDGRQQIVGLQFAPDFVGRPFLRESTLSAEAATDAEICVFPRNLLDRMISETPELQRSLHDQALRELDAAREWMLTLGRRTAEEKVASLLHLIATHAEPQTATSTAFDLPLSRAEIADFLGLTIETVSRQMTRLRKSGVIRIENFRHIVVPDMDELEKKISG, encoded by the coding sequence ATGGACGTCGCACACAGTGAGGTTCTCGAGCTTGGCATCCCCGTCGCCTGCCGCTCCTGCCAGGCGCGGCACGGCGTCGTCTGCGGCGCCTTGTCGAGCAGCCAGCTCCGTGAGCTCGGACGCCACTCGCTGCGCCGCAAGATCGACGCCGGCTGCGAGATCGTCGCCCAAGGGTCGGAAAGCTCTTTCTATTCGAACATCATGCGCGGCGTGGTGAAGCTCTGCAAGGTAATGCCGGACGGGCGCCAGCAGATCGTCGGCCTGCAATTCGCCCCCGATTTCGTCGGCAGGCCTTTCCTGCGCGAAAGCACGCTGTCGGCCGAGGCTGCGACGGACGCTGAAATCTGCGTCTTCCCCCGAAACCTGCTCGACCGCATGATCTCGGAGACACCGGAATTGCAGCGCAGCCTGCACGATCAGGCGCTGAGGGAACTGGACGCCGCGCGCGAATGGATGCTGACGCTCGGCCGGCGCACCGCCGAAGAGAAGGTCGCAAGCCTGCTCCACCTCATCGCCACGCATGCCGAGCCGCAAACGGCGACGAGCACCGCCTTCGACCTGCCGCTATCGCGCGCCGAGATCGCCGATTTCCTCGGGCTGACGATCGAAACCGTCAGCCGCCAGATGACCAGACTGCGCAAGAGCGGCGTCATCCGCATTGAGAACTTCCGGCATATCGTCGTGCCCGATATGGATGAGCTGGAAAAGAAAATCAGCGGGTGA
- a CDS encoding 3-hydroxyacyl-ACP dehydratase FabZ family protein, protein MLLEYFQMIDRVEAVDLKKGVLKARSVVPAKSPVFEGHFPGMPLVPGVLLIETMAQASGMLVLAVTDFAAMPFLMTVDGAKMRTFVEPEAVLDIEAVLEHDGSGFAVTKAKITSGGKKVCDAQLKLRTMPFSEVPLGDIVKKRAGEIGLLEAIAAQGVIG, encoded by the coding sequence ATGCTGCTGGAATATTTCCAGATGATTGACCGCGTCGAAGCGGTGGACCTAAAGAAGGGCGTGCTTAAGGCGCGATCCGTCGTGCCGGCCAAGAGCCCCGTCTTCGAAGGGCATTTTCCCGGCATGCCGCTGGTTCCCGGCGTGCTATTGATCGAGACCATGGCGCAGGCCTCCGGCATGCTGGTGCTTGCCGTCACCGATTTTGCCGCCATGCCGTTCCTGATGACGGTCGACGGCGCCAAGATGCGCACTTTCGTCGAACCGGAAGCCGTGCTCGACATCGAGGCGGTGCTCGAGCACGACGGTTCGGGTTTTGCGGTCACCAAGGCTAAAATCACCAGCGGCGGCAAGAAGGTGTGCGATGCGCAGCTGAAGCTTCGCACCATGCCGTTTTCCGAGGTGCCGCTCGGCGATATCGTGAAGAAACGTGCCGGCGAGATCGGGCTTCTCGAAGCGATCGCGGCGCAGGGAGTGATTGGATGA
- a CDS encoding cobyrinate a,c-diamide synthase — protein sequence MSGLLIAAPSSGAGKTTVTLGLLRALRRRGIAVAPGKAGPDYIDPAFHASASGVPCLNFDPWAMRPELISANSALHRSGDRILVIEAMMGLFDGAADGKGTAADLAAQLGLSVVLVVDASRMSQSVAPLVSGFAGFRADVRVAGVILNKVGSERHEAMLRKALEAIRMPVVAVIEAEKALALPERHLGLVQAGEHATLENFIEHAADAVSEECNFEFLLRIARQGLNRPSAANIDRLMPIGARVAVARDVAFAFSYEHMLLGWRRRGADISFFSPLADEAPAADADAIYLPGGYPELHAGRLAAAQNFRAGMLDAAARGIRIYGECGGYMVLGDGLIDAGGKRHEMLGLLPVVTSYAERRRHLGYRRVTPLDGAFFARTMTAHEFHYSTVVSEGEGKRLFTAQDALGTDLGAVGLRRGQVAGSYMHLIDLAGAAA from the coding sequence ATGAGCGGCCTGCTGATCGCAGCGCCGTCCTCCGGCGCCGGCAAGACGACGGTGACGCTCGGATTGCTGAGGGCGCTTCGCCGGCGCGGCATCGCGGTCGCGCCCGGCAAGGCCGGCCCCGATTACATCGACCCCGCCTTCCATGCGTCCGCAAGCGGCGTGCCCTGCCTGAATTTCGACCCTTGGGCGATGCGCCCCGAACTGATCTCGGCCAATTCAGCTCTTCACCGCTCCGGCGACCGCATTCTCGTCATCGAGGCGATGATGGGGCTTTTCGACGGAGCGGCCGACGGAAAGGGAACCGCGGCTGATCTTGCCGCGCAGCTCGGCCTCTCCGTGGTGCTGGTCGTCGATGCCTCGCGCATGTCGCAGTCGGTGGCGCCGCTGGTATCAGGTTTTGCCGGCTTCCGCGCCGATGTTCGCGTGGCCGGCGTCATCCTCAACAAGGTCGGCAGCGAGCGGCACGAGGCGATGCTGCGCAAAGCGCTGGAAGCTATCCGCATGCCTGTCGTCGCCGTAATTGAAGCCGAAAAGGCGCTTGCGCTGCCGGAACGCCATCTCGGCCTCGTCCAGGCCGGCGAACATGCGACCCTTGAAAACTTCATCGAGCATGCGGCGGACGCCGTTTCCGAGGAATGCAATTTCGAATTCCTGCTGCGCATCGCCAGGCAGGGTCTCAATCGGCCGTCGGCGGCCAATATCGACCGGCTGATGCCGATCGGCGCCCGCGTTGCCGTGGCGCGCGATGTCGCCTTTGCCTTTTCCTACGAGCATATGCTGCTCGGCTGGCGGCGGCGCGGTGCTGATATTTCCTTTTTCTCGCCGCTTGCCGACGAGGCGCCGGCCGCCGATGCCGATGCGATCTATCTGCCGGGCGGTTATCCCGAGCTGCATGCCGGGCGGCTCGCCGCTGCGCAGAATTTTCGCGCCGGCATGCTCGATGCGGCGGCGCGCGGCATCAGGATCTATGGCGAGTGCGGCGGCTACATGGTGCTGGGCGATGGGTTGATCGATGCAGGGGGGAAGCGTCATGAGATGCTCGGCCTGCTGCCTGTTGTCACCAGTTATGCCGAGCGCCGGCGCCATCTCGGCTATCGCCGCGTGACGCCGCTCGACGGTGCTTTCTTCGCACGGACGATGACGGCGCATGAATTCCACTATTCCACGGTCGTTTCCGAGGGGGAGGGAAAGCGGCTGTTCACAGCGCAGGACGCACTCGGAACCGATCTCGGTGCTGTCGGGCTGCGGCGCGGACAGGTGGCGGGTTCCTATATGCACCTGATCGATCTTGCCGGAGCGGCTGCATGA
- a CDS encoding L,D-transpeptidase — MKTILAAAAASLLLQFSPVAAEAATLVANVSIGKQTMTVTENGFVKYRWKVSTARNGYVTPTGSWSAKWLSRDHRSRKYDNAPMPYAVFFNGGYAVHATFDLKRLGRPASHGCVRLHPDNAAQFFSLTRQAGLANTRVIITR; from the coding sequence ATGAAGACGATTTTGGCGGCCGCGGCCGCAAGTTTATTGCTGCAGTTTTCTCCCGTTGCCGCCGAGGCGGCAACGCTGGTTGCCAATGTCAGCATCGGCAAGCAGACGATGACCGTCACAGAGAACGGCTTCGTCAAGTATCGCTGGAAGGTTTCGACCGCGCGCAACGGCTATGTCACGCCGACCGGTTCGTGGAGCGCCAAGTGGCTGTCGCGCGATCACCGCTCTCGCAAATACGACAATGCGCCGATGCCCTATGCCGTGTTCTTCAACGGCGGTTATGCCGTTCACGCCACCTTCGACCTGAAGCGCCTTGGCCGACCGGCCTCGCATGGCTGCGTCCGCCTGCATCCGGACAACGCAGCGCAGTTCTTCTCGCTGACGCGTCAAGCCGGTCTTGCCAATACTCGCGTCATCATCACCCGCTGA
- a CDS encoding cobalamin biosynthesis protein → MSEIPFDKARRHVLGLGCERGTPPAEGLALAVEALSAAGIAGAQLAAIASIDSRRHEAAILAVASHFAVPAVFFDAPRLEEETPRLKNPSALVFARVGCHGVAESAALSAIGADAELLLGKIKSAHATAAIARIGLQKA, encoded by the coding sequence ATGAGCGAGATTCCCTTCGATAAGGCAAGGCGCCATGTGCTCGGGCTCGGCTGTGAGCGCGGGACGCCGCCTGCGGAGGGGCTGGCGCTTGCCGTCGAGGCGTTGAGTGCAGCCGGCATCGCTGGGGCGCAGCTCGCGGCCATCGCTTCCATCGACAGCCGCAGGCATGAGGCGGCGATCCTTGCCGTTGCCAGCCATTTTGCCGTACCGGCGGTGTTCTTCGATGCGCCGAGGCTGGAAGAGGAAACGCCGCGGCTGAAAAATCCGTCCGCACTCGTCTTTGCCCGAGTCGGCTGTCACGGCGTGGCGGAATCGGCGGCGCTCTCAGCCATCGGCGCGGATGCGGAGTTGTTGCTCGGCAAGATCAAATCCGCGCATGCGACGGCGGCGATTGCCCGCATCGGGTTGCAGAAAGCCTGA
- the cobD gene encoding threonine-phosphate decarboxylase CobD, translated as MSAPIAHGGGITAAAATFGGRPEDWLDLSTGINPCAVTLPDIPARAWHRLPDSHLVDEARCAARDYYRSGGILPLPVPGTQSVIQLLPRLLRRDGPVAVTDNRIAVVSPTYGEYARAFTSAGFAVDAVGDVAAIRAEHRLAVVVNPNNPDGRAWPAETLIALHDRMKAAGGLLVVDEAFGDADPELSLDARAQELSNLIIFRSFGKFFGLAGLRLGFAIARRDILERFESWLGPWAVSGPALSLAGSLLRSDVSLTRGRIDERCAGLSAVLTGAGLRKAGGTALFTLVADARAGDIYTHLCRHHILVRKFDYAPDWLRFGLTPDPVADWRLGEALQGFER; from the coding sequence ATGAGCGCGCCCATCGCCCATGGCGGCGGTATTACCGCCGCTGCCGCCACCTTCGGCGGCAGGCCGGAAGACTGGCTCGATCTCTCAACCGGTATCAATCCGTGCGCCGTCACCCTGCCGGACATTCCGGCGAGGGCATGGCACCGCCTGCCGGACAGCCATCTCGTCGACGAGGCAAGGTGTGCCGCGCGCGACTATTACCGCAGCGGCGGGATCCTGCCGCTGCCGGTGCCCGGGACGCAATCGGTGATCCAGCTTCTGCCACGCCTGCTTCGACGGGACGGGCCAGTTGCCGTGACGGACAATAGAATTGCCGTGGTATCACCGACCTATGGGGAATATGCGCGCGCCTTTACGTCGGCGGGTTTTGCCGTCGATGCGGTTGGCGATGTCGCCGCAATCCGGGCCGAGCATCGGCTGGCCGTCGTCGTCAATCCGAACAATCCGGACGGCAGGGCCTGGCCGGCCGAAACGCTGATTGCCCTGCACGACAGGATGAAGGCGGCCGGCGGGCTGCTCGTCGTCGATGAGGCCTTCGGTGATGCCGATCCAGAGCTGAGCCTCGACGCCCGCGCGCAAGAACTGTCCAACCTGATCATCTTCCGCTCCTTCGGCAAGTTTTTCGGGCTTGCCGGCCTGCGGCTCGGCTTTGCCATTGCCCGCCGGGATATTCTGGAGCGTTTCGAGAGTTGGCTCGGCCCTTGGGCGGTCTCAGGGCCGGCGCTGTCACTGGCTGGCTCGCTCCTGCGTTCGGACGTGTCTCTAACCCGCGGCCGCATCGATGAACGTTGCGCCGGCCTTTCCGCGGTGCTGACGGGCGCCGGATTGCGGAAGGCGGGAGGAACGGCGCTTTTTACCCTTGTCGCCGATGCGAGAGCCGGCGACATTTACACGCATCTGTGCCGGCATCATATTCTCGTCCGCAAGTTTGATTATGCGCCGGATTGGCTGCGCTTCGGGTTGACGCCCGATCCGGTGGCGGACTGGCGGCTTGGCGAAGCCCTTCAGGGATTTGAGCGATGA
- a CDS encoding TSUP family transporter: MPDIALHLLLLLCAAAFFAGFVDAIAGGGGLITVPAMLISGIPPLQTLGTNKVQSIFGAASATLAYARKGHVQLQEQLPMALMAVMGGALGAALATIVPGQVLQAIMPVLLLAIAIFFAVKPNLDDLDKHRLITPFAFGLTLVPAIGFYDGVFGPGTGSFFMLGFVTLAGFGVLKATAHTKLLNFGSNLGALIVFASFGAILWKIGLLMGVCQFLGAQLGSRLAMRIGAKLIKPLLVIVCVALAVKLLADPANPLRVWLGV; encoded by the coding sequence TTGCCTGACATTGCCCTCCATCTGCTTCTGCTCCTCTGCGCGGCGGCCTTCTTTGCCGGTTTCGTCGACGCCATTGCCGGTGGCGGCGGCCTGATCACCGTTCCCGCCATGCTGATATCAGGCATTCCGCCGCTGCAGACGCTCGGCACCAACAAGGTGCAGTCGATCTTCGGCGCCGCCTCGGCAACGCTCGCCTATGCCCGCAAGGGCCATGTGCAGCTTCAGGAACAACTGCCGATGGCGCTGATGGCCGTCATGGGCGGAGCGCTCGGCGCCGCACTCGCCACGATCGTGCCTGGACAGGTGCTGCAGGCGATCATGCCGGTGCTGCTGCTCGCAATCGCGATTTTCTTCGCCGTCAAGCCGAACCTCGACGATCTCGACAAGCACCGGCTCATCACGCCTTTCGCCTTCGGCCTGACGCTGGTCCCGGCTATCGGCTTCTATGACGGCGTCTTCGGCCCCGGCACCGGCTCCTTCTTCATGCTCGGCTTCGTCACCCTCGCCGGCTTCGGTGTGCTGAAGGCCACCGCGCACACCAAGCTGCTCAATTTCGGCTCGAACCTCGGCGCGCTGATCGTCTTCGCAAGCTTCGGCGCGATCCTCTGGAAGATCGGCCTGTTGATGGGTGTCTGCCAGTTCCTCGGCGCACAGCTGGGTTCACGGCTCGCCATGCGCATCGGCGCAAAGCTGATCAAGCCGCTGCTCGTCATCGTCTGCGTCGCCCTTGCGGTCAAGCTGCTCGCCGATCCGGCAAATCCGCTGCGTGTCTGGCTCGGCGTCTAA
- a CDS encoding beta-ketoacyl-ACP synthase, which produces MSKAANDVVITGIGIVTCQGVGKDAHVALLSAASTPKPIVETEKFKPYPVHPLPEIDWSQQIAKRGDQRQMENWQRIGVFAAGLALDDAGFKDDIEACGTMDMIVAAGGGERDINVDTLIVDEALKRNDRELLLNEKLTTELRPTLFLAQLSNLLAGNISIVHKVTGSSRTFMGEEAAGISAVETAFYRIKSGESSHALVGGAFAAERPDMILLTEAIGAHARGDWVPLWSRRPSDGGGMITGSAGAFLVLESRRHAEARSAHIYAVIDAVEGDRGNRGAGNFEVRLERLLAPAAGLAAESTAIFSGSTGMHDLAARERAVLEHQLPDVAIRGFGGVTGHTIETQFTLGLALAALAVDGKAKVPPFDAAHEAPMHTGATAAVVTTVGHQRGEGVAVLSADA; this is translated from the coding sequence ATGAGCAAGGCTGCAAACGACGTCGTCATCACAGGCATCGGTATCGTCACCTGTCAGGGCGTCGGCAAGGATGCGCATGTCGCGCTGCTTTCGGCGGCGAGCACGCCCAAGCCGATCGTCGAGACCGAGAAGTTCAAGCCCTATCCGGTGCATCCGCTGCCTGAGATCGACTGGTCGCAGCAGATCGCCAAGCGCGGCGACCAGCGCCAGATGGAGAACTGGCAGCGCATCGGTGTCTTCGCCGCGGGCTTGGCACTCGACGATGCCGGCTTCAAGGACGATATCGAGGCCTGCGGCACGATGGACATGATCGTGGCAGCCGGCGGCGGCGAGCGCGACATCAATGTCGATACGCTGATCGTCGACGAGGCGCTGAAGCGCAACGACCGCGAGCTGCTTTTGAACGAGAAGCTGACGACGGAACTCAGGCCGACGCTGTTCCTCGCCCAGCTTTCCAACCTGCTCGCCGGCAATATTTCGATCGTGCACAAGGTCACCGGCTCGTCGCGCACCTTCATGGGCGAGGAAGCGGCCGGCATATCGGCCGTCGAGACCGCCTTCTACCGCATCAAGTCGGGCGAGTCCTCGCATGCGCTTGTTGGCGGCGCCTTTGCGGCCGAGCGTCCCGACATGATCCTGCTGACCGAGGCGATCGGCGCCCATGCGCGCGGCGACTGGGTGCCGCTTTGGTCGCGCAGACCCAGCGACGGCGGTGGTATGATCACCGGTTCGGCAGGCGCCTTCCTGGTGCTCGAATCGCGCCGGCACGCGGAGGCCCGCAGCGCCCATATCTATGCCGTCATCGATGCGGTCGAGGGCGACCGAGGCAACCGCGGCGCCGGCAATTTCGAAGTCCGGCTGGAGCGGCTGCTGGCGCCCGCCGCCGGGCTTGCCGCCGAAAGCACGGCGATCTTTTCTGGCTCGACCGGCATGCACGATCTTGCCGCCCGCGAGCGGGCGGTGCTCGAACATCAATTGCCCGACGTTGCAATCCGCGGCTTTGGCGGTGTCACCGGCCATACGATCGAGACGCAGTTCACGCTGGGTCTGGCGCTCGCAGCCCTTGCGGTCGACGGCAAGGCCAAGGTGCCGCCGTTCGATGCCGCCCATGAGGCGCCGATGCACACAGGCGCGACCGCCGCTGTCGTGACCACGGTCGGCCACCAGCGCGGCGAGGGCGTCGCCGTTCTTTCCGCAGATGCGTGA
- the cobO gene encoding cob(I)yrinic acid a,c-diamide adenosyltransferase: MSDEIPDNETGSKDDARHAEKMAKKKAARDKIMATKTDGKGLIIVHTGKGKGKSSSAFGMIFRHIAHGKPSAVVQFIKGAMWTGERDLIEKHFSDLCQFHTMGEGFTWETQDRARDVAAASAAWEKAKELIRDERNSMVLLDEINIALRYDYLDINEVVAFLKSEKPHMTHVVLTGRNAKEELIEIADLVTEMELVKHPFRSGIKGQPGVEF, from the coding sequence ATGAGCGACGAGATCCCGGACAACGAAACGGGCAGCAAGGACGATGCGCGCCACGCCGAGAAGATGGCGAAGAAGAAGGCTGCACGCGACAAGATCATGGCGACCAAGACCGACGGCAAGGGCCTGATCATCGTCCATACCGGCAAAGGCAAGGGCAAGTCGTCTTCCGCCTTCGGCATGATCTTTCGTCATATCGCCCACGGTAAGCCCTCCGCCGTCGTGCAATTCATCAAGGGCGCGATGTGGACTGGCGAACGCGATCTGATCGAGAAGCATTTCTCCGATCTCTGCCAGTTCCATACCATGGGCGAGGGTTTCACCTGGGAAACGCAGGACCGCGCCCGCGACGTCGCCGCAGCTTCGGCCGCCTGGGAAAAGGCCAAGGAGCTGATCCGCGACGAGCGCAATTCCATGGTGCTGCTCGATGAGATCAACATCGCGCTGCGCTACGACTATCTCGACATCAACGAGGTTGTCGCCTTCCTGAAGAGCGAGAAGCCCCATATGACACATGTCGTGCTGACGGGGCGCAACGCCAAGGAAGAACTGATCGAGATCGCCGATCTGGTCACCGAGATGGAACTCGTCAAACATCCCTTCCGCTCGGGCATCAAGGGCCAACCGGGCGTGGAGTTCTGA
- the cobA gene encoding uroporphyrinogen-III C-methyltransferase, translating into MLTNQLSHLPALEPGSVWLVGAGPGDPGLLTLLAAKGLAEADVIVHDALVNEDCLKLAHPGAELEYAGKRGGKPSAKQRDISLRLVELARAGKRVLRLKGGDPFVFGRGGEEALTLVEHNIPFRIVPGITAGIGGLAYAGIPVTHRDINHAVTFLTGHDSSGIVPDRINWEAIGQGSPVIVMYMAMKHIAEISARLIAAGRPPSEPVAFVCNAATGRQKVLETTLGEAPAAVATSGFEPPAVVVVGEVVRLRASLDWLGALAGRRLQPDPFRRSGKVLI; encoded by the coding sequence ATGTTGACCAATCAACTTTCACATCTGCCGGCGCTGGAGCCCGGCAGCGTCTGGCTCGTCGGGGCTGGTCCGGGTGATCCGGGCCTGCTGACGCTCCTGGCTGCCAAGGGGCTCGCCGAAGCGGACGTGATCGTCCATGACGCGCTTGTCAATGAGGACTGTCTGAAGCTCGCGCACCCCGGCGCAGAGCTTGAATATGCGGGAAAACGCGGCGGCAAGCCTTCTGCGAAGCAGCGCGACATTTCGCTGCGGCTGGTGGAACTGGCGCGCGCCGGCAAGCGGGTGCTGCGGCTGAAGGGCGGCGATCCCTTCGTCTTCGGGCGCGGCGGCGAAGAGGCGCTGACGCTGGTCGAGCACAACATCCCCTTCCGCATCGTGCCGGGCATCACCGCCGGAATCGGCGGTCTTGCCTATGCCGGCATCCCGGTGACGCATCGTGACATCAACCACGCCGTCACCTTTCTCACCGGCCATGATTCCTCCGGCATCGTACCCGACAGGATCAACTGGGAGGCCATCGGCCAGGGCTCGCCCGTCATCGTCATGTATATGGCAATGAAACATATCGCCGAGATCAGCGCCCGGCTGATCGCCGCCGGCCGACCGCCGAGCGAACCCGTTGCCTTCGTCTGCAATGCCGCCACTGGCCGGCAAAAGGTGCTGGAAACGACGCTTGGCGAGGCGCCCGCGGCAGTCGCCACCTCAGGGTTTGAACCGCCGGCGGTGGTCGTCGTCGGCGAGGTGGTGCGGCTCCGGGCCTCGCTCGACTGGCTCGGCGCACTGGCGGGCCGGCGGCTGCAACCCGATCCGTTCCGCCGCTCCGGCAAGGTGCTGATATGA